The following coding sequences lie in one Aquabacterium olei genomic window:
- a CDS encoding VanZ family protein: MSAHRSAAWPLSWLAIALIAYATLYPLSGWHWPDARVFSWTLPKLRQEFSGDLAGNLVGYLPLGAILCIAHLRSGRSVPVSALLTVLSGAALSYALELAQFTLPARVPSVTDWVLNTLGAAWGALAAVTVHALGLIDGWHRLRERWFIPQAGHGLALLWVWPLGLLFPPPLPLGQGQLWPHLHVLLVDWTADTPLQRWLLPDDPLTLWAGTGALLHDGWPPLLESLTVAAGLLVPMCLACAVARPRRLRLLLLSGAVVVAVGVTTLATALNFAPVHALTWMTMPTLVGLMLGAMGAVVLVGLGRTLCAVLGVALTLALIVLIHLAPTDPYYAATLAAWEQGRFIRFHGLSRWIGLLWPYVALAWLLARLLHREPRIPAAVRRGPSA, encoded by the coding sequence ATGAGCGCACACCGCAGCGCGGCCTGGCCGCTGAGCTGGCTGGCGATCGCCCTGATCGCCTACGCCACGCTGTACCCGCTCAGCGGCTGGCACTGGCCCGATGCCCGGGTGTTCAGCTGGACCCTGCCCAAGCTGCGTCAGGAGTTCTCCGGTGACCTGGCCGGCAACCTCGTCGGCTACCTGCCGCTGGGCGCCATCCTGTGCATCGCCCACCTGCGCTCGGGCCGCTCGGTGCCGGTGTCGGCGCTGCTGACCGTGCTCAGCGGGGCCGCGCTGTCCTACGCGCTGGAACTGGCCCAGTTCACCCTGCCGGCGCGCGTGCCGTCGGTCACCGACTGGGTGCTCAACACGCTGGGCGCGGCCTGGGGCGCACTGGCTGCGGTCACCGTCCACGCGCTGGGCCTCATCGACGGCTGGCACCGTCTGCGCGAGCGTTGGTTCATTCCCCAGGCCGGCCACGGGCTGGCGCTGTTGTGGGTGTGGCCGTTGGGCCTGCTGTTTCCGCCGCCGCTGCCGCTGGGGCAGGGGCAGCTGTGGCCGCACCTGCACGTGCTGCTGGTCGACTGGACGGCCGACACGCCGCTGCAACGCTGGCTGCTGCCCGACGACCCGCTCACCCTGTGGGCCGGCACCGGCGCCTTGCTGCACGACGGCTGGCCGCCGCTGCTGGAGTCGCTGACCGTGGCGGCCGGCCTGCTGGTGCCGATGTGTCTGGCGTGCGCGGTGGCGCGCCCGCGCCGCCTGCGCCTGTTGCTGCTGAGTGGCGCGGTCGTGGTGGCCGTGGGCGTCACCACGCTCGCGACCGCCCTGAACTTCGCGCCCGTGCACGCGCTCACGTGGATGACGATGCCCACGCTGGTCGGCCTGATGCTCGGCGCCATGGGGGCCGTGGTGCTGGTCGGGCTGGGTCGCACCCTGTGCGCGGTGCTGGGTGTGGCGCTCACGCTGGCCCTCATCGTGCTGATCCACCTGGCCCCCACCGACCCGTACTACGCCGCCACCCTGGCCGCCTGGGAGCAGGGGCGTTTCATCCGCTTTCACGGCCTGTCGCGCTGGATCGGGCTGCTGTGGCCCTATGTGGCGCTTGCCTGGCTTCTGGCGCGGCTGCTCCACCGCGAGCCCCGAATCCCTGCTGCGGTGCGGCGGGGCCCGAGTGCCTAG
- the hemB gene encoding porphobilinogen synthase: protein MSITPAFPLHRPRRLRKDAFSRRLVREHALSTDDLIYPVFILDQDEGTQDVASMPGVARLGRSALWSVAERCVELGVPVLALFPVIDQAHKTPDGREAFNPEGLVPRTVRELKRRFPELGIMTDVALDPYTSHGQDGLLDETGYILNDETVAVLTKQALAQAEAGVDIVAPSDMMDGRIGAIRRALEAQNLIYTRIMAYSAKYASAFYGPFRDAVGSAANLGKADKKVYQMDPANSDEALHEVAMDIAEGADMVMVKPGMPYLDIVRRVKDEFKVPTFAYQVSGEYAMIKAAAQNGWLDHDAVMMESLLAFKRAGADGVLTYFALEAAAKLRA, encoded by the coding sequence ATGTCCATCACCCCCGCTTTCCCCCTGCACCGCCCCCGTCGTCTGCGCAAGGACGCCTTCAGCCGCCGGCTGGTGCGCGAGCACGCGCTGAGCACCGACGACCTGATCTACCCGGTCTTCATCCTGGACCAGGACGAAGGCACGCAGGACGTGGCCTCGATGCCGGGCGTCGCACGGCTGGGGCGCAGCGCGCTGTGGTCGGTGGCCGAGCGCTGTGTGGAACTGGGCGTGCCGGTGCTGGCGCTGTTCCCCGTGATCGACCAGGCACACAAGACCCCCGACGGCCGCGAGGCCTTCAATCCCGAGGGGCTGGTGCCGCGCACGGTGCGCGAACTCAAGCGGCGCTTTCCCGAACTGGGCATCATGACCGACGTGGCGCTCGACCCCTACACCAGCCACGGCCAGGACGGCCTGCTGGACGAGACAGGCTACATCCTCAATGACGAGACCGTGGCGGTGCTGACGAAGCAGGCGCTGGCCCAGGCCGAAGCGGGTGTCGACATCGTGGCGCCCAGCGACATGATGGACGGCCGCATCGGCGCCATCCGCCGCGCGCTGGAGGCGCAGAACCTGATCTACACGCGCATCATGGCCTACAGCGCCAAGTACGCGAGTGCCTTCTACGGGCCCTTCCGCGACGCGGTGGGCTCGGCCGCCAACCTGGGCAAGGCCGACAAGAAGGTCTACCAGATGGACCCGGCCAACAGCGACGAGGCCCTGCACGAGGTGGCCATGGACATCGCCGAGGGCGCCGACATGGTGATGGTCAAGCCCGGCATGCCGTATCTGGACATCGTGCGTCGCGTGAAGGACGAGTTCAAGGTGCCCACCTTTGCCTACCAGGTGAGCGGCGAGTACGCGATGATCAAGGCCGCCGCGCAGAATGGCTGGCTGGACCACGACGCCGTGATGATGGAGAGCCTGCTGGCCTTCAAACGCGCGGGCGCCGATGGCGTGCTGACCTATTTCGCCCTGGAAGCCGCGGCCAAGCTGCGCGCCTGA
- a CDS encoding (2Fe-2S) ferredoxin domain-containing protein, with translation MSYYQRHIFFCLNQRINGEDCCADHNAKEGFDHCKARVKDAGLAGPGQVRVNKAGCLDRCAGGPVAVVYPEGTWYTFVDKSDIDEIVDQHLIKGEVVERLVLPPSVGR, from the coding sequence ATGAGCTATTACCAGCGCCACATCTTCTTCTGTCTGAACCAGCGCATCAACGGCGAGGACTGCTGTGCCGACCACAACGCGAAGGAAGGCTTTGATCACTGCAAGGCGCGCGTGAAAGACGCCGGGCTGGCGGGGCCGGGCCAGGTTCGCGTCAACAAGGCCGGCTGTCTCGACCGCTGTGCCGGCGGCCCGGTCGCGGTGGTCTACCCCGAGGGCACCTGGTACACCTTCGTCGACAAGAGCGACATCGACGAGATCGTCGACCAGCACCTGATCAAGGGCGAGGTCGTCGAGCGTCTGGTGCTGCCGCCGTCGGTCGGTCGCTGA
- a CDS encoding CopD family protein produces MSAPYLWVKALHIIFVASWFAGLFYLPRLFVNLAMVPGDSHAERERLLVMARKLYRFATILMIPAVGLGLVLWLYFGMGKGPGQIWLHIKLTLVVLTIGYHHYCKRLLRDFEALHNRRSHRWFRVFNEVSVLLFAAIVILVVLKPTVG; encoded by the coding sequence ATGAGCGCTCCCTACCTCTGGGTCAAGGCCCTGCACATCATCTTCGTGGCCAGCTGGTTTGCCGGCCTGTTCTACCTGCCCCGCCTGTTCGTGAACCTGGCCATGGTGCCGGGCGACAGCCATGCCGAGCGCGAGCGCCTGCTGGTGATGGCGCGCAAGCTCTACCGCTTCGCCACCATCCTGATGATCCCGGCGGTCGGGCTCGGGCTGGTGCTGTGGCTGTACTTCGGCATGGGCAAGGGCCCGGGCCAGATCTGGCTGCACATCAAGCTGACGCTGGTCGTGCTGACCATCGGCTACCACCACTATTGCAAGCGGCTGCTGCGCGATTTCGAGGCGCTGCACAACCGCCGCAGCCACCGCTGGTTCCGCGTCTTCAACGAGGTGTCGGTGCTGCTGTTTGCGGCCATCGTCATTCTCGTGGTGCTCAAGCCGACGGTCGGCTGA
- a CDS encoding magnesium transporter CorA family protein encodes MRFFLINDQFTELPGWPASLPSHGFLWVTSARRVFEVQLTEVQRHLQRLAGGSLVDLHVSDLLNPQLPSQYDYTSWYDLLVFRRLAAGQGTAHLFLDDERGTASSARKALAAIDTSPVGFAVFDRVLLTVHPADCSVRDFFETRLSQLGQGPQDGLGAPRSEPQLAPADAPARTGDEDGHLSADAVLHGLSESLPHRTEGRGPSRLPPSPADLMLRIVNHMVDSYLDLRRLLTRQLGYLQQEMLHNRNRFRNWQALLESRNTLHMLEDTCEDQRSAVQEWLDALEDWPMPQDPQTAREREVLRVRSRDVQEHIERVLSHVRRLESSSESAVQMHFSLQGSRTNEIMRTLTVLTAIFLPLNLITGIFGMNFDMLPLIHEAAGFWIALGLMGAVVVGLVWWFRRQRYIDS; translated from the coding sequence GTGCGCTTCTTCCTGATCAACGACCAGTTCACCGAGCTGCCCGGCTGGCCGGCCTCGCTGCCGTCCCACGGCTTTCTGTGGGTGACCTCTGCGCGGCGCGTCTTCGAGGTGCAGCTGACCGAGGTGCAGCGCCACTTGCAGCGCCTGGCCGGAGGCAGCCTGGTGGACCTGCACGTCTCGGACCTGCTGAACCCCCAGTTGCCCTCGCAGTACGACTACACCTCGTGGTACGACCTGCTGGTGTTCCGCCGGTTGGCAGCGGGCCAGGGCACGGCCCACCTCTTTCTGGACGACGAGCGCGGCACGGCGTCGAGCGCGCGCAAGGCGCTGGCGGCCATCGACACGAGTCCGGTGGGCTTTGCGGTGTTCGATCGGGTGCTGCTGACCGTGCACCCGGCCGACTGCTCGGTGCGCGACTTCTTCGAGACCCGCCTGAGCCAGCTCGGCCAGGGCCCGCAGGACGGCCTGGGCGCCCCTCGGTCAGAGCCGCAGCTGGCGCCGGCCGATGCCCCAGCCCGCACGGGCGACGAAGACGGCCACCTCAGTGCCGACGCCGTGCTGCATGGCCTGAGCGAAAGCCTGCCTCACCGCACGGAAGGGCGCGGCCCCTCGCGGCTGCCGCCGAGCCCGGCGGACCTGATGCTGCGCATCGTCAACCACATGGTCGACAGCTACCTTGACCTGCGCCGCCTGCTGACCCGGCAGCTGGGTTACCTGCAGCAGGAGATGCTGCACAACCGCAACCGCTTCCGGAACTGGCAGGCGCTGCTCGAGTCGCGCAACACGCTGCACATGCTGGAAGACACCTGCGAAGACCAGCGCAGCGCGGTGCAGGAGTGGCTGGATGCGCTCGAGGACTGGCCCATGCCGCAGGACCCGCAGACCGCCCGCGAGCGCGAGGTGCTGCGCGTCCGCTCACGCGATGTGCAGGAGCACATCGAGCGCGTGCTGAGCCATGTGCGCCGGCTCGAGAGTTCGTCGGAAAGCGCGGTGCAGATGCACTTCTCGCTGCAGGGCAGCCGCACCAACGAGATCATGCGCACGCTGACCGTGCTGACGGCCATCTTCCTGCCGCTGAACCTGATCACCGGCATCTTCGGCATGAACTTCGACATGCTGCCGCTGATTCACGAAGCCGCCGGTTTCTGGATCGCGCTGGGCCTGATGGGCGCAGTCGTGGTCGGGCTGGTGTGGTGGTTCCGCCGCCAGCGCTACATCGACAGCTGA
- a CDS encoding uracil-DNA glycosylase, producing the protein MRWTERQRAMLREMGVPPFWPEEAEAPAEGMTESAAVPAAPAVQAAAAGAPVAPPAVPQRPVAVAPAAPARAPLGRPPAMADKPAAVEAPLGARPAGIDTMDWAALRATVAGCQACSLGASRKQAVFGVGHEQADWMIVGEAPGEQEDREGEPFVGRAGQLLDRMLHAIDLTRGEDAPVRQVFIANVLKCRPPANRNPQPQEVSQCEPYLLRQMALVQPKVVLAMGRFAVQSLLKTSEPIGKLRGRVHTVQGVPVVVTYHPAYLLRNPADKALAWADLCLAREVRAAAG; encoded by the coding sequence ATGCGGTGGACTGAACGACAGCGCGCCATGCTGCGCGAGATGGGCGTGCCGCCGTTCTGGCCCGAAGAGGCGGAGGCGCCCGCCGAGGGCATGACCGAGTCGGCGGCGGTTCCGGCCGCGCCGGCGGTGCAGGCAGCTGCCGCAGGCGCCCCCGTGGCGCCCCCCGCCGTGCCGCAGCGCCCCGTTGCCGTGGCCCCGGCAGCGCCCGCTCGCGCGCCCCTGGGGCGCCCCCCCGCCATGGCCGACAAGCCGGCCGCGGTCGAGGCCCCGCTGGGCGCCCGCCCCGCCGGCATCGACACCATGGACTGGGCCGCCCTGCGCGCCACCGTGGCCGGCTGCCAGGCCTGCAGCCTGGGCGCCAGCCGCAAGCAGGCCGTGTTCGGCGTGGGCCACGAGCAGGCCGACTGGATGATCGTCGGCGAAGCCCCGGGCGAGCAGGAGGACCGCGAAGGCGAGCCCTTCGTCGGCCGCGCCGGTCAGCTGCTCGACCGCATGCTGCACGCCATCGACCTGACGCGCGGCGAAGACGCGCCTGTGCGCCAGGTTTTCATTGCCAATGTGCTGAAGTGCCGCCCGCCGGCCAACCGCAACCCGCAGCCTCAGGAAGTGAGCCAGTGCGAGCCCTACCTGCTGCGGCAGATGGCGCTGGTGCAGCCCAAGGTCGTCCTGGCCATGGGGCGCTTTGCCGTGCAGTCGTTGCTCAAGACCAGCGAGCCCATCGGCAAGCTGCGCGGGCGCGTGCACACGGTGCAGGGCGTGCCGGTGGTGGTCACCTATCACCCGGCCTACCTGCTGCGCAATCCGGCCGACAAGGCCCTGGCCTGGGCCGATCTGTGCCTGGCCCGCGAGGTGCGAGCCGCGGCAGGCTGA